A genomic region of Raphanus sativus cultivar WK10039 chromosome 6, ASM80110v3, whole genome shotgun sequence contains the following coding sequences:
- the LOC108806893 gene encoding uncharacterized protein LOC108806893, whose translation MSDAKEEKAQVAADRIKAAALTAAKGLSRTQAERAATAAARNVNAYGQKEEGPSRWQEKREAKRQMYLMSTEKAVRLGERKDKSMSASSSAVVGGGGGSQCQKCFETGHWTYECKNERVYVSRPSRTQQLKDPKLRTKPSVDDLDGGEKVEVANGKEEGGERRFKRKHRSDSGSDSEASVFESSSSGESDSEYSSTSESEEDRRKRRSKRKSKKKKPKQRKERRRKRRYSSSSSSSSSSEEEESSDSESGSDSESGEDRRSRRRKKKSKRHSNSKRR comes from the coding sequence ATGTCTGATGCAAAGGAGGAGAAAGCACAGGTCGCAGCCGACAGGATCAAAGCCGCTGCACTCACCGCTGCCAAAGGACTCAGCCGCACCCAAGCCGAGCGTGCAGCAACCGCAGCCGCTCGTAACGTCAACGCTTATGGTCAGAAGGAAGAAGGTCCGAGCCGGTGGCAGGAGAAACGGGAAGCCAAGAGGCAGATGTACTTGATGAGCACCGAGAAAGCTGTTAGGCTTGGCGAGAGGAAAGACAAGTCTAtgtctgcttcttcttctgctgtCGTTGGAGGAGGAGGCGGTTCTCAGTGTCAGAAGTGTTTTGAGACGGGGCATTGGACTTATGAGTGTAAGAACGAGAGGGTTTATGTGTCCAGGCCGTCGAGGACTCAGCAGCTTAAGGATCCTAAACTGAGAACTAAGCCTTCTGTTGATGATCTTGACGGTGGTGAGAAGGTAGAGGTAGCGAATGGGAAAGAGGAAGGAGGGGAGAGGAGGTTCAAGAGGAAGCATAGATCTGATTCTGGTAGTGATAGTGAAGCCTCTGTGTTTGAAAGTAGTTCGTCTGGGGAGAGTGATTCGGAGTACAGTTCAACGTCTGAGTCAGAGGAGGATAGGAGGAAGAGAAGGAGTAAGaggaagagcaagaagaagaagccgaAGCAGAggaaggagaggaggaggaagagaagatacagctcttcttcttcttcttcttcttcatctgagGAGGAGGAGTCGTCTGATTCAGAATCAGGTTCTGACTCGGAGTCTGGTGAAGacagaagaagcagaagaagaaagaagaagagtaagAGGCACAGCAACAGCAAACGTCGTTAG
- the LOC130496835 gene encoding beta-D-xylosidase 1 — protein MSPNNNSLLTGNKVVVVLVFLLYLVHSSESLRPLFACDPANGLTRTLRFCRANVPVHVRVQDLIGRLTLQEKIRLLVNNAAAVPRLGIGGYEWWSEALHGVSDVGPGAKFGGAFPGATSFPQVITTAASFNQSLWEEIGRVVSDEARAMYNGGVAGLTYWSPNVNILRDPRWGRGQETPGEDPVVAGKYAASYVRGLQGNGAGNRLKVAACCKHYTAYDLDNWNGVDRFHFNAKVTKQDLEDTYNVPFKSCVYEGKVASVMCSYNQVNGKPTCADENLLKNTIRGQWRLNGYIVSDCDSVDVFFNQQHYTTTPEEAAAASIKAGLDLDCGPFLAIFTEGAVKKGLLTENDVNLALANTITVQMRLGMFDGNLGPYANLGPRDVCTPAHQHLALEAAHQGIVLLKNSGRSLPLSPRRHHTVAVIGPNSDVTETMIGNYAGKACAYTSPLQGISRYAKTLHQEGCAGVACSGNQGFGAAEAAARQADATVLVMGLDQSIEAETLDRTGLLLPGYQQNLVTRVAQASRGPVILVLMSGGPIDVSFAKNDPRVAAIIWAGYPGQAGGAAIADIIFGAANPGGKLPMTWYPQEYVAKLPMTLMAMRASGNYPGRTYRFYKGPVVFPFGFGLSYTTFTHSLAQSPLAQLSVSPYKINTAMFNSSSNSIKVSHANCGTFPKMPLHVEVSNTGEFDGTHTVFVFAEPPENGIKGLGVNKQLIAFQKVHVTAGAKRTVKVDIEACKHLGVVDEYGMRRIPMGEHKLHIGEIKHTILVQPQL, from the exons ATGTCTCCTAATAATAATTCATTATTAACCGGCAACAAAGTCGTAGTTGTACTTGTGTTCCTCTTATACTTGGTTCACTCATCAGAGTCACTACGGCCACTGTTTGCATGCGACCCGGCAAACGGGTTAACCCGAACACTCCGATTCTGTCGCGCCAATGTACCGGTCCACGTAAGGGTTCAAGACTTGATCGGACGGCTCACGTTGCAGGAGAAGATCCGTCTCCTCGTCAACAATGCCGCCGCTGTTCCACGCCTCGGTATTGGAGGCTATGAGTGGTGGTCCGAGGCTCTCCACGGTGTTTCTGACGTCGGTCCCGGAGCTAAGTTTGGTGGTGCTTTTCCTGGTGCCACCAGTTTCCCTCAGGTCATAACCACGGCAGCTTCTTTCAACCAGTCTCTATGGGAAGAGATCGGACGG gtGGTGTCTGATGAGGCAAGAGCTATGTACAATGGAGGCGTGGCCGGTTTGACGTATTGGAGCCCAAATGTGAATATACTGAGGGATCCACGGTGGGGCCGAGGCCAGGAAACTCCCGGAGAAGATCCTGTTGTCGCCGGAAAATACGCCGCCAGCTACGTCCGGGGACTTCAGGGAAATGGCGCCGGTAACCGTCTCAAAGTCGCCGCATGTTGCAAGCATTACACTGCTTATGATCTTGACAACTGGAATGGCGTCGACCGTTTTCATTTCAACGCCAAG GTCACCAAACAAGATTTAGAGGACACATACAACGTGCCATTCAAATCATGTGTTTACGAGGGAAAGGTCGCGAGTGTTATGTGTTCTTACAATCAAGTCAATGGAAAACCAACTTGTGCTGATGAAAATCTATTAAAGAACACTATCCGTGGTCAATGGCGTCTCAATGG GTACATTGTATCAGATTGTGATTCTGTAGATGTTTTTTTCAACCAACAACACTATACCACAACTCCTGAGGAAGCTGCAGCCGCCTCCATCAAAGCCG GTCTAGACTTGGACTGCGGGCCGTTTTTGGCGATTTTCACAGAAGGAGCGGTGAAGAAAGGATTGTTAACAGAGAATGACGTTAATTTGGCACTTGCCAACACCATAACGGTTCAGATGAGACTTGGTATGTTTGATGGTAATCTTGGGCCGTATGCTAATCTTGGGCCTAGAGATGTTTGTACACCGGCCCATCAGCATTTGGCTCTTGAAGCGGCTCATCAAGGAATTGTTCTTCTCAAAAACTCTGGCCGGTCACTTCCCCTGTCTCCTAGGCGCCACCACACCGTCGCCGTAATTGGACCCAACTCCGACGTCACTGAGACCATGATTGGAAACTATGCAG GAAAAGCATGTGCTTATACGTCACCGTTACAAGGAATCTCAAGATACGCAAAGACACTTCACCAAGAAGGTTGTGCTGGTGTAGCTTGTTCAGGGAATCAAGGATTTGGTGCAGCAGAGGCTGCGGCGCGTCAAGCAGACGCAACGGTTCTTGTAATGGGACTGGACCAGTCGATAGAGGCAGAGACACTAGATCGAACCGGGCTGCTCTTACCGGGCTACCAACAAAACCTTGTGACACGTGTGGCTCAAGCCTCTAGGGGTCCAGTCATTCTGGTACTTATGAGTGGTGGACCAATTGATGTATCCTTCGCTAAGAACGATCCACGTGTTGCTGCCATCATTTGGGCCGGGTATCCGGGTCAAGCGGGTGGAGCTGCTATTGCTGATATCATTTTTGGTGCTGCTAATCCCG GAGGTAAACTACCAATGACATGGTATCCACAAGAATACGTGGCAAAACTGCCAATGACGTTAATGGCTATGAGAGCCTCAGGAAACTATCCGGGTCGGACCTACAGATTCTACAAAGGTCCAGTGGTGTTTCCATTTGGGTTCGGCTTAAGCTATACTACCTTCACTCACAGTTTAGCCCAAAGCCCATTAGCCCAATTATCAGTTTCACCCTACAAGATCAACACTGCCATGTTCAACTCCTCATCTAACTCCATTAAAGTGTCTCATGCCAACTGTGGAACGTTTCCAAAAATGCCTCTCCATGTTGAAGTGTCAAACACCGGCGAATTCGATGGAACCCACACGGTGTTTGTGTTTGCCGAGCCTCCAGAAAATGGGATAAAAGGACTGGGAGTGAACAAGCAATTGATAGCGTTTCAGAAGGTTCATGTCACTGCAGGTGCAAAACGGACCGTTAAAGTCGATATTGAGGCTTGCAAGCATCTTGGTGTAGTGGATGAATATGGGATGAGGAGAATCCCAATGGGTGAACATAAATTACACATTGGTGAGATCAAACATACTATTTTGGTCCAACCGCAACTTTGA
- the LOC130494559 gene encoding uncharacterized protein LOC130494559, producing MLRNVMPWNRSNQNVAELLMRHFATKPKPKMKPIELNTPPEQTQTITRVIFDVLKEHGPLTIAETWDRVKEVGLRGLTSKRHMKIILRWMRERQKLKLICNHVGPHKQFLYTTWFTKHNPCKLNNKLPDNLTGKPSGHPKLP from the exons ATGTTGCGGAACGTGATGCCGTGGAACAGAAGCAATCAAAATGTAGCTGAATTGTTAATGAGGCATTTCGCAACGAAACCTAAACCTAAGATGAAACCCATCGAGCTGAACACACCACCAGAGCAAACCCAGACGATCACCCGAGTCATCTTTGATGTTTTGAAGGAACATGGACCTCTCACCATTGCTGAGACTTGGGATCGCGTCAAG GAAGTGGGACTAAGAGGGTTAACGAGCAAGCGTCACATGAAGATAATACTAAGGTGGATGAGAGAGAGACAGAAGCTGAAGTTAATATGTAACCATGTTGGTCCTCACAAGCAGTTTTTGTACACTACTTGGTTCACTAAACACAACCCTTGTAAACTCAACAACAAGCTGCCGGATAATCTCACCGGAAAACCTTCCGGCCACCCTAAACTTCCATGA
- the LOC108813332 gene encoding protein trichome birefringence-like 4 encodes MADLKNLFLITKHPSTTQILLTSLFFSISLFLLSSSPLPDFSHSLIVSSFTSRLLTAANFFSSTVSDSNTFYSVSPTSIRVNNESKKIDSASQELASCDIFDGTWVSDESEPLYLPGYCPYVEDKFNCFKNGRPDSSFLRHRWQPHGCSVPRFEGEKMLKILRGKRLVFVGDSLNRNMWESLVCSLRSALEDKNRVSRVFGKQSSLPNEGFYGFRFKDFECSIDFIKSPFLVQESEVLDVYGKRKETLRLDMIQESIIKIYRNADIVIFNTGHWWTHQKTNEGKDYFQEGDRVYEKLEVKEAYTKALRTWADWVDSSINSTRTRVFFVGYSSSHFRKGAWNAGGQCDGETRPIENETYTGGYPWMMRVVESVISDMKTPVFYMNITKMTWYRTDGHPSVYRQPAEVRGSSPASGMFQDCSHWCLPGVPDSWNQLLYATLLVSRG; translated from the exons ATGGCGGATCTCAAGAACCTCTTCCTCATCACGAAACACCCATCAACGACACAGATCCTCCTAACTTccctcttcttctccatctctctcttcctcctctcctCTTCACCTCTCCCAGACTTCTCTCACTCCCTCATCGTCTCCAGCTTCACCTCCCGCCTCCTCACCGCGGCGAACTTCTTCTCCTCGACGGTCTCGGACTCAAACACGTTCTACTCCGTCTCCCCTACGAGCATCCGAGTCAACAACGAGTCGAAGAAGATCGACTCGGCGAGCCAAGAACTCGCTTCTTGCGACATCTTCGACGGAACTTGGGTCTCCGACGAGTCCGAGCCCCTCTACCTTCCCGGTTACTGTCCTTACGTCGAAGACAAGTTCAACTGCTTCAAAAACGGTAGACCCGACTCGAGTTTCCTCCGTCATCGGTGGCAGCCTCACGGATGCTCTGTTCCAAG aTTCGAGGGGGAGAAGATGCTGAAGATTCTCAGAGGGAAGAGACTCGTGTTCGTTGGGGACTCGTTGAACAGAAACATGTGGGAGTCTCTGGTTTGTTCACTTAGGTCAGCTTTGGAAGACAAGAACAGAGTCTCTAGGGTTTTTGGAAAACAGAGTAGTCTCCCCAACGAAGGGTTTTATGGATTCAGGTTCAAA GACTTTGAGTGCTCTATAGACTTTATCAAGTCACCGTTCCTAGTTCAAGAATCAGAGGTTTTAGATGTGTACGGGAAGAGAAAAGAGACGCTGAGGCTTGACATGATCCAAGAATCGATCATAAAGATTTACAGAAACGCAGATATTGTTATATTCAACACTGGTCACTGGTGGACTCACCAGAAAACCAATGAAGG gAAAGATTACTTCCAGGAGGGGGATAGAGTTTATGAAAAATTAGAAGTGAAAGAAGCTTACACGAAAGCTCTTCGTACTTGGGCTGATTGGGTTGACTCCAGTATCAACAGTACTAGAACCAGAGTCTTCTTTGTTGGTTACTCCTCTTCCCATTTTAG GAAAGGGGCGTGGAACGCAGGAGGGCAGTGCGATGGAGAAACAAGACCGATAGAGAACGAGACGTACACAGGAGGGTATCCATGGATGATGAGAGTGGTGGAATCAGTTATCTCGGATATGAAAACGCCTGTGTTTTACATGAACATCACGAAGATGACTTGGTACCGAACCGATGGTCACCCTTCGGTTTACAGACAGCCTGCGGAGGTAAGAGGAAGTTCTCCTGCAAGCGGAATGTTTCAAGATTGTAGCCATTGGTGCCTACCTGGAGTTCCTGACTCATGGAACCAGCTTCTGTATGCTACTCTGCTAGTTTCACGTGGTTAA
- the LOC108805824 gene encoding uncharacterized protein LOC108805824 — MAALGNAQSNTTSTQRVKVYCLEEDGKWDDRGTGFVSLDYTERSEELGLHVIDEDDHETLLVHRISTDDIYRKQEDTIISWREPEGSTELALSFQETAGCSHVWNQICTMQRNLHFSSLNMNTELRELPDVDISNLPQILEIVTESGTTDQMRLAGLILKDVKFFDNLMNVFEMCEDLEKLDCLHMMFNIVKCIISLNSREILEKILGDNLIMKIIGCLEYDPDVPQSLHYRNDLREHVVFKEAIPIKNPMVLSKIHQTYRIGYLKDVILTRVVDDATAASLNSIINANKVTIVTLLKDDSTFFQELFARIRSPSTSVESKSDLVHFLHEFCSLSKDLEMELKKRLFTELIDEGIFDIIAEVLQIPDKQLVLTGADILLIFLTTDPNLLRSYLVKQETPLLGLLVKGLMEGFGVKMLEIFRILLASSALSGGAQRANIMDIFCEKHVPELVDFITASCPEKPGITSESASRKVVSLLSICELLCFYVQQDPSRTTFLLQNVTEKVLFLTRRKEKPVVAAAVRFFRTLLSVLDDNVQSCVVKKNLLKPIIDVFVAGGKHDDLLMSSILGLLEHIRKAKATVLLKYVVDTFWDQLAPFEHMTSIQALKDEPCIESLGPKSNTDPVDMRGNSDEEKSASAFKTQTEEADTHHSNGEAASSDTSRSEHLVDYEDDEDDDDNETPQQKQTENSVKGRKKRCRCKDDEHEECKKKAKLCSTVEGNKNSPEQGGSEAKEPENSRSSDGNNTSLDDDGKLGGDDESASAPSESSTDMDVND; from the exons ATGGCCGCCCTTGGAAACGCGCAATCCAACACTACTTCGACGCAG AGAGTGAAGGTTTATTGCTTGGAGGAAGATGGTAAATGGGATGATCGAGGAACTGGATTCGTCAGTTTGGACTATACGGAG CGATCGGAAGAACTTGGTCTACATGTGATTGATGAAGATGATCATGAGACTTTGCTTGTACACCGTATCAGCACTGATGATATCTACAGGAAGCAAGAAG ACACTATTATCTCATGGAGAGAACCAGAGGGCTCAACAGAATTGGCTTTGAGCTTTCAGGAGACTGCCGGTTGCTCTCATGTATG GAACCAAATATGCACTATGCAGCGGAATCTACATTTCAGTTCTCTAAACA TGAACACTGAGCTGAGGGAGCTTCCTGATGTCGATATTTCTAATCTTCCCCAAATACTCGAG ATTGTTACTGAAAGTGGGACTACAGATCAGATGCGGTTAGCCGGACTTATCTTGAAGGAT GTTAAATTCTTTGACAATTTGATGAATGTATTTGAAATGTGTGAGGATTTGGAAAAACTTGATTGCCTTCACATGATGTTCAACATTGTCAAATGCATCA TTTCTCTCAACAGTCGTGAGATCCTGGAGAAAATCTTAGGGGATAACCTAATCATGAAAATTATTGGGTGCCTTGAAT ATGATCCAGATGTTCCGCAGTCTCTACATTACCGGAATGATCTGAGAGAGCATGTTGTTTTTAAGGAG GCTATACCAATTAAGAATCCCATGGTCCTGTCGAAGATACACCAAACATACAGAATTGGTTATCTGAAG GATGTTATTTTGACTAGAGTAGTTGATGATGCTACAGCTGCAAGCCTAAATTCAATAATCAATGCAAACAAAGTTACT ATTGTTACATTGCTGAAGGATGACAGCACATTCTTTCAAGAGTTATTCGCAAGGATACGGTCACCTTCCACATCGGTGGAATCCAAGAGTGATTTG GTACATTTCTTGCACGAGTTTTGTAGTCTAAGCAAGGACCTTGAGATGGAGCTGAAGAAACGGCTCTTTAC GGAACTTATAGATGAAGGAATTTTTGACATCATAGCAGAAGTCTTGCAGATTCCAGACAAGCAACTCGTATTAACCGG GGCAGATATCCTCCTCATTTTCTTGACTACAGATCCCAACCTCTTACGCTCATATCTTGTAAAACAGGAAACTCCCCTCCTTGGTCTCCTG GTTAAAGGATTGATGGAAGGTTTTGGTGTTAAGATGCTAGAAATTTTTCGAATTTTATTGGCTTCAAGTGCATTATCTGGTGGAGCTCAG CGAGCGAATATTATGGATATTTTCTGTGAGAAGCATGTACCTGAGTTAGTTGATTTCATAACTGCCTCATGTCCTGAAAAGCCTGGTATTACATCTGAAAGTGCATCCAGAAAAGTTGTCAGCCTACTGAGCATTTGTGAATTGCTGTGCTTTTACGTTCAGCAGGATCCATCGAGGACAAC TTTTCTCCTTCAAAATGTGACAGAAAAGGTTTTGTTTCTCACACGAAGAAAGGAGAAACCAGTAGTGGCTGCGGCTGTCCGATTTTTTCGCACTCTCCTCTCTGTCCTG GATGATAATGTCCAGAGTTGCGTTGTTAAGAAAAACTTGCTGAAACCGATCATAGATGTTTTTGTTGCCGGTGGTAAACATGACGATTTGCTGATGTCTTCTATCTTGGGGCTTCTTGAGCACATACGCAAG GCAAAGGCAACTGTGTTGCTCAAATACGTAGTTGATACATTTTGGGACCAGCTGGCTCCATTTGAGCACATGACCTCCATCCAGGCTTTAAAAGATGAGCCG TGCATAGAAAGTTTGGGACCAAAGAGCAACACTGATCCAGTTGATATGAGAGGAAACAG CGATGAAGAGAAGTCAGCTTCTGCTTTCAAGACACAGACAGAAGAAGCTGATACCCACCATTCCAATGGAGAAGCTGCAAGTTCTGATACTTCGag GTCTGAGCACTTGGTTGATTATGAGGAtgacgaagatgatgatgacaatGAAACTCCTCAACAGAAACAGACAGAAAACTCAGTGAAGGGAAGGAAGAAGAGATGCCGTTGCAAAGATGATGAGCACGAGGAGTGTAAGAAAAAAGCGAAGCTCTGTTCAACAGTTGAAGGAAACAAGAACTCCCCAGAGCAAGGTGGCAGCGAAGCTAAAGAACCTGAGAACTCCAGAAGCAGTGACGGCAATAACACTAGTTTAGATGATGATGGAAAGCTAGGAGGAGATGATGAATCTGCGTCGGCACCTTCAGAATCATCAACAGATATGGATGTAAATGATTAA